From one Bordetella genomosp. 9 genomic stretch:
- a CDS encoding Bug family tripartite tricarboxylate transporter substrate binding protein, with product MALQRRKALAALAGAGLLATFNVTAQAADWPQQKPISYVVPFTPGGSTDVVGRVIAQKLSERLHQSVVVENKPGAAGAIGAAYVAKAPPDGYTLFGGTISTHAINPSLYKNLSYDPVKDFEPVSLVATLPNVLLVDPHLKLKSVADLIALLKKDPAKRTFASSGAGTSTHLTGELFAQTIGVPLTHIPYKGTPPAMVDVSSGNVTFMFDQMTAALPLLQQGKLQLLAVTTAKRIALAPDVPTLQEAGVPGFDVSSWQAVYAPKGTPKAIVDRLSKEIAAILKEPDVQEKLGKTMGMDLVGGSPEQLRDLMATEIPRWAEVVKKSGAKVE from the coding sequence ATGGCATTGCAACGACGCAAGGCGCTGGCCGCCTTGGCGGGCGCCGGCTTGCTGGCGACTTTTAACGTGACCGCGCAGGCCGCCGACTGGCCGCAGCAAAAGCCGATTTCCTATGTGGTGCCGTTCACGCCGGGCGGGTCGACGGACGTGGTGGGTCGCGTGATCGCGCAGAAGCTGTCCGAACGGCTGCACCAGTCGGTGGTCGTGGAGAACAAGCCGGGCGCCGCCGGCGCGATCGGCGCGGCCTATGTGGCGAAAGCGCCGCCGGATGGCTACACGCTCTTTGGCGGCACGATCAGCACGCACGCGATCAATCCCAGCCTGTACAAGAACCTGAGCTACGACCCGGTGAAGGACTTCGAACCGGTGTCGCTGGTGGCCACGCTGCCGAACGTGCTGCTGGTGGACCCGCATCTCAAGCTGAAATCCGTGGCGGACCTGATCGCGCTGCTGAAGAAGGATCCCGCCAAGCGGACCTTCGCGTCGTCGGGCGCCGGGACGTCGACCCACCTGACGGGCGAGCTCTTCGCCCAGACGATAGGGGTGCCGCTGACGCACATCCCCTACAAGGGCACGCCGCCCGCGATGGTGGATGTCTCGTCCGGCAACGTGACCTTCATGTTCGACCAGATGACGGCCGCCTTGCCGCTGCTGCAGCAGGGCAAGCTGCAACTGCTCGCGGTCACCACCGCCAAGCGCATCGCGCTGGCGCCGGACGTGCCCACGCTGCAGGAGGCCGGTGTACCCGGTTTCGACGTGTCTTCCTGGCAGGCGGTGTACGCGCCCAAGGGCACGCCCAAGGCCATCGTCGATCGCCTGTCCAAGGAAATCGCGGCCATCCTGAAGGAACCGGACGTGCAGGAAAAGCTCGGCAAGACCATGGGGATGGATCTGGTTGGCGGCTCGCCCGAACAACTGCGCGACCTGATGGCCACCGAAATCCCGCGCTGGGCCGAGGTCGTGAAGAAGTCGGGCGCGAAGGTGGAGTAG
- a CDS encoding ABC transporter permease, producing the protein MTGSLRTPAALLCVPLALFAAFFVAPLCVVVLASVFDPARGGFTLAYYVNVLADAYHWDVIATTFRIGVGSTLVCLLLGYPLAWYLVRLVRWRHWRRICVIILVVPLFTSNIVRSFGWMVMLGRNGIVNDTLQGLGLIDRPMRFLGTELGILIGMVYILLPFVVLAVGNTLARIDPGLEQASSDLGATPWQTFLHVTLPLTLPGVAAGAIMAFTLAVSAYVTPALLSGGRVTVLSVLIFQQYSSVFNVHQGGALSVVLLVLSLVLVALAGRVGQPARSTR; encoded by the coding sequence ATGACCGGCTCGCTGCGCACGCCCGCCGCCCTGCTCTGCGTCCCGCTGGCGCTGTTCGCGGCCTTCTTCGTCGCGCCGCTGTGCGTCGTCGTGCTGGCCAGCGTCTTCGATCCCGCGCGCGGCGGCTTCACCCTGGCCTACTACGTCAACGTGCTGGCCGACGCCTACCATTGGGACGTCATCGCCACCACGTTCCGCATCGGCGTGGGCAGCACGCTGGTCTGCCTGCTGCTGGGTTATCCGCTGGCGTGGTACCTGGTGCGGCTGGTGCGCTGGCGCCACTGGCGCCGCATCTGCGTGATCATTCTGGTGGTGCCGCTGTTCACCAGCAACATCGTGCGCTCCTTCGGCTGGATGGTCATGCTGGGCCGCAACGGCATCGTCAACGATACCCTGCAGGGCCTGGGGCTGATCGACCGACCCATGCGCTTCCTGGGCACCGAACTGGGCATCCTGATCGGCATGGTGTACATCCTGCTGCCCTTCGTCGTGCTGGCCGTGGGCAATACGCTGGCGCGCATCGATCCGGGCCTGGAGCAGGCTTCTTCCGACCTGGGCGCCACGCCCTGGCAGACCTTCCTGCACGTGACGCTGCCGCTGACCCTGCCCGGTGTCGCCGCCGGCGCGATCATGGCCTTCACCCTGGCGGTCAGCGCCTACGTGACGCCGGCGCTGCTGTCGGGCGGACGCGTCACCGTGCTGTCGGTGCTGATCTTCCAGCAGTACAGCAGCGTGTTCAACGTCCACCAGGGCGGCGCCCTGAGCGTGGTGCTGCTGGTGCTTTCGCTGGTGCTGGTAGCCCTGGCCGGCCGCGTCGGCCAACCCGCAAGGAGTACGCGATGA
- a CDS encoding proline racemase family protein yields MRKQDVFDVIYTHTEGEPLCIIHSGIPYPAGSSILDKRAFLEANYDWLRKALMREPRGHRDMFGVFLTPPSSPDVDAGLIYIDGTEYSHMCGHGTIAVAMAMVALGLVKRGDDGLTRIRFETTAGLVVAEVKSEGDDVLWTRFENVPAYVAAQDLPVTVPGYGELKADIVWGGNYFGIVDLTESKLRISPENGSELSRLGLAVRDQLNAKHRIQHPTQPHINNLNYITFWHPATIPGAFYKNVHVFSQGQLDRSPGGTGTSAMMAMFEARGKMGLNQPILSEGLLGSGTFEGCLLGTVDLNGTRAVRPTVKGTASILGTARWTIDRDDPVGAGFLVK; encoded by the coding sequence ATGCGCAAGCAAGACGTGTTCGATGTCATCTATACCCATACCGAAGGTGAACCGCTGTGCATCATCCATAGCGGCATTCCCTATCCCGCCGGATCCAGCATCCTGGACAAGCGCGCCTTCCTGGAAGCCAACTACGACTGGCTGCGCAAGGCCCTGATGCGCGAGCCGCGCGGGCATCGCGATATGTTCGGCGTGTTCCTGACGCCGCCGTCGTCGCCCGATGTCGATGCCGGCCTGATCTATATCGACGGCACCGAGTACTCGCACATGTGCGGCCACGGCACGATCGCCGTCGCCATGGCGATGGTGGCCCTGGGCCTGGTCAAGCGCGGCGACGATGGCCTGACGCGCATCCGCTTCGAGACCACGGCCGGCCTGGTGGTGGCGGAAGTGAAGTCCGAAGGCGACGACGTGCTGTGGACGCGCTTCGAGAACGTGCCGGCCTACGTGGCCGCGCAGGACCTGCCCGTGACCGTGCCGGGCTACGGCGAACTGAAGGCCGACATCGTGTGGGGCGGCAATTACTTCGGCATCGTCGACCTGACGGAAAGCAAGCTGCGCATCTCGCCGGAAAACGGCAGCGAACTGTCACGCCTGGGACTGGCGGTGCGTGACCAGCTGAACGCGAAGCATCGCATCCAGCATCCGACGCAGCCGCATATCAACAACCTGAACTACATCACGTTCTGGCATCCGGCCACCATCCCCGGGGCCTTCTACAAGAACGTGCACGTGTTCAGCCAGGGGCAGCTGGACCGCTCCCCCGGCGGCACCGGCACCAGCGCGATGATGGCGATGTTCGAAGCGCGCGGGAAAATGGGCCTGAACCAGCCCATCCTGTCCGAAGGCCTGCTGGGCAGCGGCACCTTCGAAGGCTGCCTGCTGGGCACCGTGGACCTGAACGGCACCCGCGCCGTGCGTCCCACCGTCAAGGGCACCGCCAGCATCCTGGGCACGGCGCGTTGGACGATAGACCGCGATGACCCCGTCGGCGCGGGCTTTCTCGTCAAGTAG
- a CDS encoding ABC transporter permease, with translation MIARIGIRLLSWLLLAYMVLPLAVILGASFTATSYLAFPPQGWTLQWYRQFLGDPSYLSAFFTSAMLACAATAVAIALAIPSALAVARYDFPGKGAISALLMSPLVLPHVVLGAALLQFGSSIGLTRSFTALLVGHTVIVLPFVMRSVLAMLTPEQRALEEASADLGAGPLQTFFLVLLPQIRPGLVTGAIFAFISSFINVELSIFNTTADLNTIPVKLFNYVQYTIDPTIAAVSGATIVAAFLAIVILDLTVGLDMLSEPR, from the coding sequence ATGATCGCGCGGATCGGAATACGCCTGCTGTCCTGGCTCCTGCTGGCCTATATGGTGCTGCCGCTGGCGGTGATCCTGGGCGCTTCCTTCACCGCCACGTCCTATCTGGCCTTTCCGCCGCAAGGCTGGACGTTGCAGTGGTACCGCCAGTTCCTGGGCGACCCCAGCTATCTGTCGGCGTTCTTCACCAGCGCCATGCTGGCCTGCGCCGCCACCGCCGTGGCCATCGCGCTGGCGATCCCGTCCGCCCTGGCCGTCGCGCGCTACGATTTTCCCGGCAAGGGCGCGATATCCGCGCTGCTCATGTCGCCGCTGGTGCTGCCGCATGTGGTGCTGGGCGCGGCGCTGCTGCAGTTCGGCTCGTCGATCGGCCTGACCCGCAGCTTCACGGCCCTGCTGGTCGGCCATACCGTCATCGTGCTGCCCTTCGTGATGCGCAGCGTGCTGGCGATGCTGACGCCCGAACAGCGCGCGCTGGAAGAAGCCTCGGCGGATCTGGGCGCCGGCCCGCTGCAGACCTTCTTCCTGGTGCTGCTGCCGCAGATCCGGCCCGGCCTGGTCACGGGCGCGATCTTCGCCTTCATCTCGTCGTTCATCAACGTGGAGCTGTCGATCTTCAATACCACGGCGGACCTGAACACGATACCCGTGAAGCTGTTCAATTACGTGCAATACACCATCGATCCGACCATCGCCGCCGTATCCGGCGCGACCATCGTCGCGGCCTTCCTGGCCATCGTGATCCTGGACCTGACCGTGGGGCTGGACATGCTGTCCGAACCCCGCTGA